One Streptococcus gallolyticus subsp. gallolyticus DSM 16831 DNA window includes the following coding sequences:
- a CDS encoding ABC transporter ATP-binding protein, with the protein MSKRNVFLRLWDYLQQYKGALFLAIFLKVFSSVMSVLEPFILGLAITELTANLLDMAHGVAGAHINISYIAMILALYFLRGLGYELGSYWSNYFMTDAVQKSIHDLRRDLSEKINKIPVSYFDSQQFGNVLGRFTSDVETVSNALQQSFLQIINAFLTIFLVICMVLYLNWRLALVVILIIPITYISAQFILKKSQPYFKKQADALGDMNGFVQENLTGFNVIKLYGREEISSEEFREITQNLQEVGFKASFISGIMMPVLSAISDMAYLIVAVLGALQVLSGNLTVGNMQAFVQYVWQVSQPVQTITQLASILQSAKSSLDRIFEVLDEPEEVADVTEHLTHDLTGQVSFENVSFQYVADKPLIQNFNLDVKPGEMVAIVGPTGAGKTTLINLLMRFYDVTSGSIKIDGHDIRNLSRQEYRKQFGMVLQDAWLYEASIKENLRFGNLDATDEEVVEAAKAANVDHFIRTLPGGYNMEMNQESSNVSLGQKQLLTIARALLADPKILILDEATSSVDTRLELLIQKAMAKLMEGRTSFVIAHRLSTIQEADKILVLNNGQIIEQGNHESLLAAKGFYYDLYNSQFAKSK; encoded by the coding sequence ATGTCAAAACGCAACGTTTTTCTACGTTTATGGGATTATCTCCAACAATATAAAGGTGCGCTTTTTCTTGCCATTTTCTTGAAAGTTTTCAGTAGTGTCATGAGTGTATTGGAACCTTTTATTTTAGGGCTTGCCATTACAGAATTGACGGCAAACCTTCTTGACATGGCGCACGGTGTAGCAGGTGCTCATATCAATATTTCTTATATTGCAATGATTTTAGCCCTTTATTTCTTGCGAGGTTTGGGTTATGAGCTAGGAAGCTATTGGTCAAACTATTTCATGACTGACGCTGTGCAAAAAAGTATTCATGATTTGCGCCGAGATTTAAGTGAAAAAATCAATAAAATTCCAGTTTCTTATTTTGACAGTCAACAATTCGGAAATGTCTTGGGACGTTTTACGTCAGATGTTGAAACAGTCTCAAACGCTTTACAACAAAGCTTTCTTCAAATTATCAATGCTTTCTTAACCATTTTCTTGGTTATTTGCATGGTGCTTTACCTCAATTGGCGTTTGGCTTTGGTGGTTATTTTAATCATTCCAATCACTTATATCAGTGCTCAGTTTATTTTGAAAAAATCTCAACCCTATTTCAAAAAACAAGCTGACGCTCTCGGTGATATGAACGGTTTTGTTCAGGAAAATCTAACTGGCTTTAACGTTATCAAACTTTATGGTCGTGAAGAAATTTCAAGTGAAGAATTTCGTGAAATCACTCAAAATTTGCAAGAAGTTGGTTTCAAGGCAAGCTTTATTTCAGGAATTATGATGCCAGTTCTTAGTGCAATTTCTGATATGGCTTACCTGATTGTGGCAGTTTTGGGAGCTTTGCAAGTTCTTTCTGGGAACTTGACGGTTGGTAATATGCAAGCTTTCGTTCAATACGTTTGGCAAGTCAGTCAACCCGTTCAAACCATTACACAGTTGGCAAGTATTCTTCAAAGTGCCAAGTCATCACTTGACCGTATCTTTGAAGTTCTAGATGAGCCAGAAGAAGTTGCTGATGTAACAGAGCATTTGACACATGATTTAACAGGTCAAGTTAGCTTTGAAAATGTTTCCTTCCAATACGTGGCAGACAAACCATTGATTCAAAACTTCAATCTTGATGTCAAACCAGGTGAAATGGTGGCGATTGTTGGTCCAACAGGGGCTGGTAAGACAACGCTGATTAATCTTTTAATGCGATTCTACGACGTTACCTCTGGTTCGATTAAAATTGATGGGCATGATATTCGCAACTTGTCACGTCAAGAATATCGCAAACAATTTGGAATGGTCTTGCAAGATGCGTGGCTCTACGAGGCAAGTATCAAGGAAAATCTCCGTTTTGGGAACTTGGATGCGACAGATGAAGAGGTTGTTGAGGCTGCTAAAGCTGCCAATGTTGACCACTTTATTCGCACGCTACCTGGTGGTTACAATATGGAAATGAACCAAGAATCAAGCAACGTATCACTTGGTCAAAAACAATTGTTAACCATTGCGCGTGCCTTGCTTGCTGACCCTAAAATCCTGATTTTGGACGAAGCAACGTCATCTGTTGACACACGTTTGGAATTATTGATTCAAAAGGCTATGGCTAAATTAATGGAAGGGCGTACAAGCTTTGTCATTGCTCACCGCCTATCAACCATTCAAGAGGCTGATAAGATTTTGGTGCTTAACAATGGTCAAATCATTGAACAGGGCAATCATGAAAGTTTATTAGCTGCGAAAGGTTTCTATTATGACCTTTACAATAGCCAGTTTGCCAAAAGCAAATAA
- the queE gene encoding 7-carboxy-7-deazaguanine synthase QueE, whose translation MTKRQLTLPILEIFGPTFQGEGRAIGQKTMFVRTGGCDYHCDWCDSAFTWDGSEKPKRMTVDEVIEQLDQLGTYDYVTLSGGNPCLLANNMAELVAKLKARGVTLAIETQGSRWQTWLKDIDQVTLSPKPPSSKMTVNFETLDFIVSQLKKDQITFKIPVFDDADLAFAKMIQKRYQPDVLYLSAGNPEPHASGNIVEHQLDRLRQLWETVAADPEWQSVRVLPQLHTLLYDNQRGV comes from the coding sequence ATGACTAAACGTCAGTTAACCCTTCCGATTCTTGAAATTTTTGGTCCAACTTTTCAAGGCGAGGGCAGAGCGATTGGGCAAAAGACCATGTTTGTGAGAACGGGTGGCTGTGACTATCATTGCGATTGGTGCGATTCTGCCTTTACTTGGGATGGCTCAGAAAAGCCTAAGCGAATGACTGTTGATGAAGTGATTGAGCAGCTTGACCAATTGGGAACCTACGATTATGTGACTTTATCAGGTGGCAATCCATGTTTATTGGCAAATAATATGGCAGAGCTTGTTGCCAAATTAAAAGCGCGTGGGGTGACCTTAGCTATTGAAACGCAAGGCTCACGCTGGCAAACGTGGCTAAAGGACATTGACCAAGTAACGCTTAGTCCCAAGCCACCGTCAAGTAAGATGACGGTTAATTTTGAAACGCTTGATTTTATTGTTTCGCAATTGAAAAAAGACCAAATCACCTTTAAAATTCCAGTTTTTGATGATGCCGATTTGGCATTTGCTAAAATGATTCAAAAACGTTATCAGCCTGATGTTTTGTATTTATCAGCTGGTAATCCAGAACCGCACGCCAGCGGCAACATCGTGGAGCACCAGCTCGACCGTTTGCGACAACTATGGGAGACAGTAGCAGCTGACCCAGAATGGCAAAGCGTGCGCGTGTTGCCACAATTACACACGCTTTTATATGACAACCAACGCGGTGTTTAA
- a CDS encoding ABC transporter ATP-binding protein, with protein sequence MKLVWTYLKKYPKWLILDVLGAFTFVVVNLGLPTALARMIDQGITVGNKDKVYFWAIVMFIVIIVGAIGRVTLAYAAGKITTNMIKDMRNDMYDKLQEYSHHEYEQIGVSSLVTRMTSDAFILMQFAEQSLRMGVVTPLMIIFSVVMILVTSPSLAWIVAVAIPFLVLVVYYVATRTRPLSEKQQATLDKINQYVRENLTGLRVIRAFAREDFQEERFDSKNEDYKGISSRLFKLTGLTEPLFVFIIISMIVAIVWFALNPLSRGDLQIGNLVAFIEYSFHALFSFLLFANLFTMYPRVVVSSERISEVMAMPISITPNENGVTETETKGYLEFDKVTFAYPGETESPVLKDISFKAKPGETIAFIGSTGSGKSSLVNLIPRFYDVTLGKILVDGVDVREYQLKALRQKIGFIPQKALLFTGTIAENLKYGKTDATVDELQEAADVAQAKEFIESRDERYQTHLAEGGSNLSGGQKQRLSIARAVVKKPDIYIFDDSFSALDYKTDAQLRERLKEVTQEATVLIVAQRVGTIMDADQIIVLDKGEIVGRGTHDELMQTNTIYREIANSQLKNADEMKGE encoded by the coding sequence ATGAAACTAGTTTGGACTTATTTGAAAAAATATCCCAAATGGCTCATTTTGGATGTATTAGGAGCTTTTACATTTGTCGTGGTTAACCTTGGGTTGCCAACAGCACTAGCTCGTATGATTGACCAAGGGATAACAGTTGGAAATAAAGATAAGGTTTATTTTTGGGCAATTGTTATGTTTATCGTGATTATTGTTGGAGCGATTGGTCGTGTTACTTTGGCTTATGCGGCAGGAAAAATCACGACTAATATGATTAAAGACATGCGTAATGACATGTACGATAAATTGCAGGAATACTCACACCATGAATACGAACAAATCGGTGTGTCATCACTTGTCACTCGGATGACAAGCGATGCATTTATTCTTATGCAATTTGCTGAACAATCTCTACGTATGGGGGTTGTAACACCGCTCATGATTATTTTTAGTGTTGTCATGATTCTGGTAACAAGTCCGTCTTTAGCATGGATTGTTGCGGTGGCTATTCCCTTTTTGGTTCTTGTGGTTTATTACGTTGCGACACGCACACGTCCTTTGTCTGAAAAACAACAAGCCACCCTTGATAAAATTAACCAATACGTTCGTGAAAATTTGACTGGTTTGCGTGTTATCCGCGCCTTTGCTAGAGAAGATTTTCAAGAAGAACGTTTTGATAGTAAAAACGAAGACTATAAAGGTATTTCAAGTCGTCTGTTCAAGCTAACTGGTTTAACAGAGCCTTTGTTTGTCTTTATCATCATCTCAATGATTGTTGCCATTGTCTGGTTTGCCTTAAATCCGCTCTCAAGAGGTGATTTGCAGATTGGTAATCTGGTTGCTTTTATTGAATATAGCTTCCATGCGCTCTTTTCATTCTTACTTTTTGCCAATCTCTTTACCATGTATCCTCGTGTTGTTGTCTCAAGCGAGCGTATTTCAGAAGTTATGGCAATGCCAATTTCAATCACACCTAATGAAAATGGTGTGACTGAGACTGAAACAAAAGGTTATTTGGAATTTGACAAGGTGACCTTTGCTTACCCTGGTGAGACAGAAAGTCCAGTCTTAAAAGATATTTCCTTTAAAGCCAAGCCTGGCGAAACCATTGCCTTTATCGGCTCAACAGGTTCTGGAAAATCTTCTCTTGTCAATCTGATTCCACGTTTTTACGATGTCACACTTGGTAAAATTTTGGTTGACGGTGTTGATGTTAGAGAATATCAATTGAAAGCTCTACGTCAGAAGATTGGCTTTATTCCGCAAAAAGCGCTCTTGTTTACGGGAACCATTGCCGAAAATCTAAAATACGGTAAAACGGATGCAACAGTTGATGAATTGCAAGAAGCAGCAGATGTTGCACAAGCAAAAGAATTTATCGAAAGCCGTGATGAGCGTTACCAAACACATTTGGCAGAAGGTGGTAGCAATTTATCAGGAGGACAAAAACAACGGTTGTCCATTGCGCGTGCGGTTGTTAAGAAACCTGATATTTATATTTTTGATGATTCGTTCTCAGCTCTTGATTATAAAACAGATGCGCAATTGCGTGAGCGTTTGAAAGAAGTTACTCAAGAAGCGACTGTTCTTATTGTGGCACAACGTGTGGGAACGATCATGGATGCTGACCAAATTATCGTCCTCGATAAAGGTGAAATTGTGGGACGTGGTACACATGATGAATTGATGCAAACAAACACGATTTATCGTGAAATTGCTAACTCACAATTGAAAAATGCAGACGAGATGAAAGGAGAATAA
- the queD gene encoding 6-carboxytetrahydropterin synthase QueD, producing the protein MFEIPKELKVPTGESLVYCPRRVMVSKEFTFDAAHHLFNYDGKCKALHGHTYCLQIAVSGLLDDRGMAVDFGDLKQIYKKHLEPSLDHHYLNESLPYMNTTAENMVYWIFKQVAQHLPKEREIRVEYVRLYETPTSFAEFRREWEIDD; encoded by the coding sequence ATGTTTGAAATACCAAAAGAGCTAAAAGTCCCAACGGGTGAATCCTTGGTTTATTGCCCACGTCGTGTCATGGTTTCAAAAGAATTCACCTTTGATGCGGCACATCATTTGTTCAATTATGATGGTAAATGTAAGGCTTTGCATGGACATACTTATTGTTTGCAAATTGCGGTTTCTGGACTGCTTGATGACCGTGGCATGGCAGTTGATTTTGGCGACCTCAAACAGATTTACAAAAAACATTTGGAACCAAGTTTAGACCACCATTACCTCAATGAAAGCCTGCCCTATATGAACACCACAGCAGAAAATATGGTTTACTGGATTTTTAAGCAAGTCGCGCAGCATTTGCCAAAAGAACGTGAGATTCGTGTAGAATATGTCCGCTTGTATGAAACGCCGACATCATTTGCGGAATTTAGAAGGGAGTGGGAGATTGATGACTAA
- the queC gene encoding 7-cyano-7-deazaguanine synthase QueC — MKRQSALVVFSGGQDSTTCLFWALKHYDHVETVTFNYGQRHSLEIEVAKHIAAEQGVKNHLLDMSLLGQLTENALTRDIAIENPDDDLPNTFVDGRNHLFLSFAAVLAKRLGITDIITGVCETDFSGYPDCRDAFVKSLNVTLNLAMDYNFVIQTPLMWLDKSETWELADQLGKFDYVRENTLTCYNGIKGSGCGECPACKLRQAGLEKYLAKKG, encoded by the coding sequence ATGAAACGTCAATCTGCACTTGTCGTCTTTAGTGGCGGACAAGATTCAACAACTTGCCTATTTTGGGCTTTGAAACACTACGACCACGTGGAAACTGTCACGTTTAATTATGGTCAACGTCACAGTTTGGAAATTGAAGTAGCCAAACACATCGCTGCCGAACAAGGGGTTAAAAACCATTTGCTAGACATGTCTTTATTGGGACAATTAACTGAAAATGCCTTGACTCGTGATATTGCAATCGAAAATCCAGATGACGATTTGCCAAATACTTTTGTTGATGGTCGAAATCATTTGTTTTTATCGTTTGCGGCTGTGCTGGCGAAGCGTCTTGGTATCACAGACATTATTACTGGCGTTTGTGAAACGGATTTTTCAGGTTATCCAGACTGTCGTGATGCCTTTGTCAAATCACTCAATGTTACGCTGAATTTGGCAATGGATTATAATTTTGTTATTCAAACACCGCTGATGTGGCTTGATAAGTCAGAAACATGGGAATTAGCTGACCAACTTGGCAAATTTGATTATGTTCGAGAAAATACGCTAACGTGCTATAACGGCATTAAAGGAAGTGGTTGCGGTGAATGTCCTGCTTGCAAGCTTCGTCAGGCAGGTCTTGAAAAATACCTTGCAAAGAAAGGGTAA
- a CDS encoding ABC-F family ATP-binding cassette domain-containing protein: protein MSDFIVEYLTKSVGDKTVFRDISFIIHDFDRIGIIGVNGTGKTTLLDVISGRLGFDGDVSPFSAKNGYKIAYLTQEPEFDDDKTILDTVLSSDLREMTLIKTYETLMADYNEANQAKLEKVMAEMDSLDAWAIESEVKTVLTKLGLDDLSQKVGALSGGLRRRVQLAQVLLNDADLLLLDEPTNHLDIDTIAWLTNFLKNSKKTVLFITHDRYFLDNVATRIFELANSQLTEYQGNYQDYVRLRAEQDERDAATLHKKKQLYKQELAWMRTQPQARATKQQARINRFNELKADLSGATQSTELEINFETSRIGKKVINFENVSFAYPDKQILTDFNLLVQNKDRIGIVGDNGVGKSTLLNLINGDLQPTAGNLEIGETVRIGYFSQLTKDMDENKRVINYLQEVADEVKTSVGTTSVTDLLEQFLFPRSTHGTLISKLSGGEKKRLYLLKILIEKPNVLLLDEPTNDLDIATLTVLESFLQTFSGPVITVSHDRYFLDKVANKILAFENGRVREFFGNYTDYLDEKAFEENAVVEQAKKAPSQKTEKEKTKKKRMSYFEKQEWEVIEDEIAKLEEDIETIEAQMQENASDYGKLAELQRSLDEANETLLEKYERYDYLSDLAE, encoded by the coding sequence ATGAGTGATTTTATCGTAGAATACTTAACAAAATCAGTCGGTGATAAGACTGTTTTTCGTGATATTTCCTTTATTATTCATGATTTTGACCGCATTGGTATTATTGGTGTCAATGGAACGGGGAAAACAACGCTCCTTGATGTCATTTCTGGTCGTCTTGGCTTTGATGGCGACGTATCGCCGTTTTCAGCTAAGAATGGTTATAAAATTGCTTATTTGACCCAAGAGCCTGAATTTGATGATGATAAAACTATTTTGGATACAGTTTTGTCGTCTGATTTGCGTGAGATGACTTTGATTAAGACCTATGAGACCTTGATGGCTGATTACAATGAAGCTAATCAAGCTAAACTTGAAAAAGTCATGGCAGAAATGGATTCGCTTGACGCTTGGGCGATTGAAAGTGAAGTCAAAACTGTTCTTACAAAGCTAGGTTTGGACGATTTGTCACAAAAAGTTGGTGCTTTGTCTGGTGGGCTTCGTCGTCGTGTTCAGTTGGCGCAAGTTTTGTTAAATGATGCAGACTTGTTATTATTGGACGAGCCAACCAACCACTTGGATATTGATACCATTGCTTGGTTGACGAATTTCCTAAAAAATTCTAAGAAAACGGTGCTCTTCATTACCCACGATCGTTATTTCTTGGATAATGTGGCAACGCGTATTTTTGAATTGGCTAATAGTCAATTGACTGAATATCAAGGAAATTATCAAGATTATGTGCGTTTGCGTGCGGAGCAAGATGAGCGTGACGCTGCAACGCTTCACAAGAAAAAACAACTTTACAAGCAAGAATTAGCTTGGATGCGTACGCAACCACAAGCGCGTGCGACAAAACAGCAAGCTCGTATCAATCGTTTCAATGAGTTGAAAGCTGATTTGTCAGGAGCGACACAATCAACAGAGCTTGAGATTAATTTTGAAACAAGCCGAATCGGTAAAAAAGTTATCAATTTTGAAAATGTTTCCTTTGCTTATCCTGATAAACAGATTTTGACTGACTTTAACCTTTTGGTGCAAAATAAAGACCGAATCGGAATTGTTGGTGATAACGGTGTCGGCAAATCAACGCTTCTTAATTTGATAAATGGTGATTTGCAGCCGACAGCTGGGAATCTTGAAATTGGTGAAACGGTTCGCATTGGCTATTTCTCACAATTGACAAAAGACATGGATGAAAACAAACGTGTCATCAATTATTTGCAAGAAGTAGCTGATGAGGTCAAAACAAGCGTTGGAACAACAAGTGTCACAGATTTGTTAGAACAATTCTTATTCCCACGTTCAACACATGGCACATTGATTTCAAAATTATCTGGTGGTGAGAAAAAACGCCTTTACCTGTTGAAAATTTTGATTGAAAAACCAAATGTGCTTCTTCTTGACGAACCAACCAATGACCTTGATATTGCAACATTGACAGTTCTTGAAAGTTTCTTGCAAACATTCTCAGGACCAGTTATCACGGTTAGCCACGACCGTTATTTCCTTGATAAAGTGGCTAATAAAATCTTAGCATTTGAAAATGGGCGTGTTCGCGAATTCTTCGGAAATTATACGGATTATCTTGATGAAAAAGCGTTTGAAGAAAATGCCGTAGTGGAACAAGCTAAAAAAGCGCCGTCACAAAAGACTGAGAAGGAAAAAACGAAGAAGAAACGCATGTCTTACTTTGAAAAACAAGAATGGGAAGTCATCGAAGATGAGATTGCCAAACTTGAAGAGGACATCGAAACTATTGAAGCGCAAATGCAGGAAAATGCCAGTGATTATGGCAAATTAGCAGAGCTTCAACGTTCATTAGATGAAGCTAATGAAACCCTACTTGAAAAATATGAAAGATACGATTATTTGAGTGACTTAGCTGAATAA
- the queF gene encoding preQ(1) synthase, whose product MTRTDEMKDLTLLGNQKTTYTYDYDPSILESFDNRHVDNDYFIKFNCPEFTSLCPITGQPDFATIYISYIPDKLCVESKSLKLYLFSYRNHGDFHENCINTIGKDLIDLLQPRYLEVWGKFTPRGGLSIDPYFNYGKPNTKYEKMADYRLMNHDLYPETIDNR is encoded by the coding sequence ATGACTAGAACAGATGAAATGAAAGATTTGACCCTTTTGGGAAATCAAAAGACGACTTACACTTACGATTACGACCCAAGTATTCTGGAATCATTTGATAATCGTCATGTTGACAATGATTACTTTATCAAATTCAATTGTCCAGAGTTTACATCACTTTGTCCGATTACTGGGCAACCAGATTTTGCGACGATTTATATTTCTTATATTCCAGATAAACTTTGCGTGGAATCAAAATCATTGAAACTTTACCTTTTCAGCTACCGTAACCACGGTGATTTTCACGAAAATTGCATTAATACGATTGGTAAAGATTTGATTGACTTGCTTCAGCCACGCTATCTTGAAGTCTGGGGAAAATTCACACCACGTGGTGGCTTATCAATTGACCCATATTTTAATTACGGAAAACCAAATACCAAGTATGAAAAAATGGCAGATTATCGCCTAATGAACCACGACTTGTATCCAGAAACCATTGATAATCGTTAA